The DNA sequence tttgcccAACACGTAGGAAATGATTCAAATATcttctataatttttcttgACGAGCTCACCATAACTTAAATATAAGTGACTAAAACTCTAATTTCTTGGCTCTCCTCCTTATAATTGGACCTTGaagtataaaaatttatggtagTTCATATGAACGTCGGGACCATGTGACTCTATAAacaacaaagaatactctctttATTGGTACGAGTACACGAGAGTTTATTCTCaatgtggacaatatcatacggTGAAAAGTCGTATTTATCTAACAGagttatctttattttttttattaatataatttagcacgaaaaaataaataataaaaaaattatccatcCGAATTCCAAATTCTGAAGGTGCTGTCTCCTGCCTTCGTTCTTCTTGGGTTACAGCTACTTCACTCCCTCCGCCATGGCTCTTCTTCCCTTCAAGCTCGCTCTCGGATGCCCTAactcttctctcttctctgcaACTCCCAGGCTCATGTCTCCTCGTCTTCCACCATTCCGTGTCTCCTGCGCTAAACGCACCGGCAAGAAGAGGTATCCAtcggagaagaagaagctcaAGTTGAAACACAAAGAAGTCCTCACGACCGTCGAGAACAAGTTCGAAGGCATTTGGAGGCTCTTCAAGCTCGGAGTTCCTGTAGAGAAGGATCCTGGCAAGGATTTTCATGGACTCTCGGATGCTCTGATGCAAGAGATTGCTAAAGTCCTCGAGTTCCCGGTAATTTTGACTGCTTCGttgatttttttggttgataaTCCGAAATTGAGTGGTTATATGTTGGTAAACACTGCGagtcaattttctttttgtttccttgttTTCCAGGTTGCTTCGTTGCTGCCACGGGAAGCTTTCTCAGTTATTCGTAAATCTTTTGACGCTAGAAAGGTATGTTTAGGGACATTCCTCtgatttttatcatttatttaatgcCTGTTGTTTAGATGGAGTAGTTGATTATCAAGGAGTTCTTATGTTTTTGCTTCCAGATGTTGAAAGAACCAAAGTTTGTTTATACTGTGGACATGGATGTAAATAATTTACTGATTCTAGAACCTCGTTCTCGGGATTTCATTTCGGATTTGGAGCCTAAAGTTGGATTGATAGAACATattgtaaaagaaaaggtttccaATGATGTAATCAGTATCGTTCATGATCTCAAAAGCAACCACGAAGTGGTGAAAGAAAGTGGGTTTAACGGTCACTCTGGTCCTTACATGCGTTTGCCAAGTAGTAAACCAAAAATTGCTGTTGTTGGCAGTGGGCCATCGGGCCTTTTCGCCGCTCTTGTCCTTGCAGAGTTTGGAGCTGATGTTACCTTGATTGAAAGAGGTCAACCAGTTGAACAAAGAGGGCGTGATATTGGTGCATTGGTAGCTCGTCGGATTCTGGAACTGGATAGTAATTTTTGCTTTGGGGAGGTGATTAATTTTGCTTATTTTATCACCATTTCCACTGTCTTGTTTGGTTATAAGTTATGTATGTATGGCTCACATTATTGCTTTATCCGAATTTCTTGCTTTCAACCAATGCTATTTTCTcctaaacaaaaagaaaatgaaccgTATGATAGTCAATGATGATTTTATCCAAACAAAACGTCTATGATTGAGCTTCACTGTTGTGTGAATGTCAGtttatttccttatttatttttggtattCTTGACTAGATCAATATGCACAGTCAATTGGGcatcttttatgtttttctcaCTGGCATACTGTTGTATGGTCATTTGATGGTCTTCCTTTTTTCATCAAAGATATCATGATGCTTGGctcttcagttttttttttttttttttttttttttttttttttttttttttgtNTGTCGTAGTTGAGTTTTGCCTATCACATAAATGAAGGTGGAAAATTTTTCAtctcatttttcctttcaccTGCCACTCACTCTGCCGGAAGAAAATgccagaattttttttttttttttttttttttttatctttttgagTCATTCATTTAGAACTTATGCATGGCAGGGTGGTGCAGGTACCTGGAGTGATGGGAAATTGGTCACTAGAATTGGTAGAAACAGTGGCAGCGTGCAAGCGGTTAGACTTTTGCACCCTTGTAAATCcattagttttttaatattagtgTCATAAAATTAGTTGTGCTTTTATAGTAAGGGACCTAAATCTTTGAATGCCATCATGTAGTTTCTCCATGGTGCCTGTTCTTTGTTACAATTCTTACTTCCTTTGTGAGTTGTGTAGAAAAACAAGGAATTTGATATGAGTTTTCCctataaatgttaaaataagaATCGCAGATAACAGCACTATCTCTGTTCCATTCTGCATATCTTCTACCCCtgtattcatttattcaaatttccatGCCCTTTGCATGGCTTCAacctattttcttatttttgaaCTTCATGTCATCTCAAATCAACACCATAAAAAGATAGCCTGCTTTCTCACCTCATTTTGCAATGTATTGCAatgatattatctgctttatCCAActgaattttatgttttctttctaGGTTATGAAATCTTTAGTTCATTTTGGGGCCCCAGAGAATATCTTACTTAGTGGAAAGCCTCACCTTGGGACGGACAGGTTGGTTCCATTACTTAGGAACATCCGGCAACACTTAGAAATGTTGGGTGTGAGTATCTACCTTATTTCCATCCTTgtaagattaaatattttctgaTAGTTCCACGTTTGTTCAGTTTTTCCCTTAATTTTTATGACTTGATTCTAGGCCACTGTCAAGTTCGGGACTAGGGTTGATGATCTAATTCAAGAGAGCGGACATGTGGTGGGCGTTAAAGTTTCTGATTCAAGAGACAAGTTAAAGCTCAACAGCCAGAAGCTTGAATTTGATGCCACTGTCCTAGCTGTTGGCCATTCTGCACGTGATGTATATCAAATGCTTATGTCTCATAACATTCCCGTGGTTCCCAAGGAGTTCGCCGTTAGTTCTTTTCTTGGTCCCTCTTGTTTTGTGGATAACTTGGCTTCTTGCATCTATGCATGCTTTctttgaaccaaaaaaatgtgGATGCTAAAATAATGCTGGAAGTACATACCTGGATTCACTTTGTTGTGCTAGATTTATTGCCGGATTACTCCTCTTTTATGAATTCTCACATTGTTGTCCTCCATGTCTGAATAGGTTGGCTTAAGGATCGAGCATCCTCAAGCATTAATAAACAGCATACAGGTTGGTTTTATTGATTTGCTTAAAATCGATTgccttttactatattttccaactaaaaagaatcaagaaagaatccaaaaCTTCCAAAAATTATGTTCGATGCATTCCAGTCAAACAATTATGGTGATGTACATCTTCATGGAAGCATGCATAAAATTGAGacagtttttctttttttttttaaaaaaaaagtcgacAAAACTTTGCAACTATTCTAATACCCAGTTGatttttattccaaaattttctttcttaactACTTTTTTTTGGTGGGGGACGCGAAAAGTAAACTTTGCTGTTATCCATTTGCCCGGATGTGTTATTTTCCATTACATATATGTTTCACCTTGTTTGAAGATGTAAACCTGCTCATATATTCAAATGCAGTATTCTGGATTGGCCAATGAGGTAGAGAAAGGACGTGGGAAAGTACCGGTGGCAGATTACAAAGTTGCCAAGTATGTTAACATAGACACGGTGGATCCATCCTCCAATTCTGTTGCAGCAAGTCGCAGTTGCTATTCATTTTGTATGTGTCCTGGTGGCCAGGTAGGTTTCTCAATTGATTGCCATGACCAAGAATGCATATTTTAAAGACTGGCTTTAGGTTGGGAGCTCGTCTGGTATCTAATTACTGCTGTGGATTGttaggagggagtcccacattggctaatttagggaatgatcatgggttcataagtaaggaatacatctccattgatatgaggccttttgggaagctcaaagcaaagccataagagcttatgctcaaagtagacaatatcatattattgtggagagtcgtgattcttaacaatTACACCATAATTAGATGATTTGGCATTGATCGGTGTGCAGttatgcaaaaataaaaaaatagtcacTTTTTAGAAGAGCTAAAATTTAGTTACTTAGTGTCACATCTGCATCGATTCATGTCCTTTATGTTAGAGCCattattttctctctaatttctGATCCTTcagaaaaatagaatttaacaCGTTGAAGTGTAGCCTCATTAGGAAACTGGCATTCCGTGAATTCACCATTGTTTCTTAACGAATTTTATCATTAATCTCTGTCAATATAATTTGATATGTCATTTCTAGGTTGTCCTCACTAGTACAAACCCCGGAGAACTTTGTATCAATGGCATGTCATTCTCTCGACGTTCATCAAAATGGGCAAACGCTGCCCTTGTTGTCACTGTTTCAACTAAGGATTTTAATGATCTCGGCTTCCACGGACCTCTTGCCGGGGTTGAATTCCAGGTAGCTTTTCTGTGTTCTCTCACTTTATCCGAACATTTTATCACTTCCGGCAACCTAATCCTCTCTCCGAAGTTTTAAGGAATAGACTGTTGTAGTTATGTAGTCTTTCATTTAGACACATTCCCATCATGTgatcataataaatttatcttttcataaaataacTTCAGGTCATTAACTTTCGCTATTAGATATCAGTTACTTTATCCCACTTACTTTCAGAAACGATATCacttatttgaattataatattttcttgtcAGAGAGAGTTTGAGCGAAGGGCAGCTCTCATGGGAGGtggaaattttgttttgcCTGTGCAGACAGCTACTGATTTTATGGACAGAAAGTTAAAAGGTATGTCGAGTCCAGTCTCTGAAACTTAAGAAGCACAATAAGTCTAAACTCAGAGATCTTCCCAATACCTGACATACAAATATACTTCTTAATTTTGAGTGAAACACTGAAATGTTTTggggtttttaaaaaatttaaaccagGGTTGCGAATTCGAACAGAACTATGCCCACATTGGCATGATCATCTCTGCACATTCATTATCAGCATGATTATCTGTCCTAAACTTCATTTTACCAGCTGTTTCCCTCTCttagattgatttttttctatttttttctatttttcattttcttctcagtAACATCCGTGCCGCCATCAAGTTACCGGTTAGGAGTGAAGGCCTCAAATCTCCATGAGTTATTCCCTGGTCATATAACAGAAGCTTTACAGCAATCTATCCTAGCATTTGATAAAGAGGTTCTCTCGTAACTATATCTGTGACGgcatgaattttctttattatccTAACTTATTgacctttttctttccaaattttgGACGTTCAGTTACCAGGTTTTCTCTCAAGTGACGCCCTTCTACATGGAGTGGAGGTAATTTTTCTACTGTTTATTAGTCATTTTGGTTTCAAAGGTTGTCAAACCCCTTTTCTCTTTAAATGTCAAATGGATCTATCATGAAAAAAGTATTAATCATATTcctttaaaacgtatctagaattttaaaaaattgaggtgcaaattggtttatgatttcttttatttaaaaaagatttggaTAAATTATAGGCTTAGATCCTAAACTATGtctaataagtttttaaaacctaagtgtctaataagttttaaaatttccaattttgaaaAGCAAATGTCGTATCAATTTTGTACTAACACATTCATGAATCATAGAAAAAGTTGAataggtttaaattttattggacACAAAATTGAGAGTTTTAACTTCAAAGACTTATCCGACATAGGGgcttattagacataaaatattaacactTGGACTTACTGATCACAGTTTAAAACCTATTAGTCATGTTTAGCCTGTTTAGGCTAAACAGATAATTTGAGTTAACTAACTAAATATCAGaacattttttccttttagaatTGCTATTCATTAAAGTTAGTTTTGCTTTCAGACGAGAACAAGTTCCCCTGTTCAAATCCCACGGAACCCTGAGACTTATGAAAGCACATCTCTTAGAGGACTCTACCCGGTTGGCGAAGGAGCAGGCTATGCGGGAGGAATTGTAAGTGCGGCAGTCGATGGCATGTACGCCGGCTTCGCTGTGGCTAAGAATTTCAATCTTTACAATGGTGACCTTGAGACGGTTTTGGGTAAGGCTCAAAGTTCTGGGTCCGTAATGTACTAGAGCTAATCCGGTTCACTTGCCAGCAATAGAAGAGCCTGTGACTACAAATTGGTGAATCTCAGCATGCCAGTTGCCGCAAACCCATCTAAATCAATCAGGTTCTTCATTCAACCTAACTATAGAGGTACCTAAAACTCTGTTAATCGTTTCTTGATGTGCTACAAGCCTAGggtcatttttaaaattttctagcATAAATAGAGctagttaaaaataaagttcaaGTTCTTTTTGGTCATAGAGTTTTGAACCTTATATTTTAGTAATAGTGCTTTATAAAAACTCATTCTTTTACTGAAACTATCAACTTTTAAGatagtaattaattttttatccaaTGAACTTTTATCCAATGAACATGCTGGAATCGGTAACTTAATtgtcattgtttttttaataaatgatttagGAGAGACAAGCATATTCATTTACTTTGATCAATAAATACGTATGTCTGTACAACCAAGTATTTAAAGTCACATGGAGTAACTTAGATGTTagattttctaatttatttagtttcttattatatgattaataaaaaattaacactaaagacaaataattttttaaagcaaACATTAACGGACTCGAATATAATACTTAAAAGTTGAAGGacaaaaattattgtttgaaagtttagagactaaaatGTTATAAGTTtgacaaaatataattttagacaTGTAAAACGTGGATTAGAATagattagttttaaaaataatgattaaaCTAAGACACTTTTTACCAGGTCCACACTATTTTTAACACAATTTACAGTTGTCCCGAGTAAAACGAGATATATTGGTAAATCATGTTCACTACTAGTTACTTGACATGATTTTTTGGTAAACTATCCTATTcgcattaatttttaaactgCTGCTATTTCTGTTATTTTTGCCAGAAAGTTGCATTAAATAATGGCATCCATTCTAGGTGATAATTTGTATCTGAGcatacccttataatgaaAACTGGCATGCTTTTTGGAATCACCCATACTTTTGGCCTTCAGGAGAATGGAGTTCCATTGTAGTAATCCAAACGAGGCTCTGCATcatgttgtttgatttgagGTGGAGACATACATCTTCTACGTTGTAAATATGCGACAATTAAACGAGTTGCTCGGACCATGTATTGCTGCTGTTGATTTTGACTGATTTCGAGAGAACTCTACTTGGTCGAGGTAAGTgctaatttcttttctaaacTCATCGTTTTATTTTGCTTAAATTACAAGTTCACTTAAATTTAGGATTGAACTTACGGGTcttaaaactttcaatttttgtatttaatactCTTGACTTTAGAAGCATCAAATAGGATCATCAAATAGGATCAAATAGGTtcttaaaagtttcaattttgtgttcttgaCTTATTCAAccgtttttttaattcataaaattgtTAGGCCACAATATTGAAAGGTTAGTGTTTTAACGGACGCGGaactgtttcttttttttttttttaaatgtcaaaTAGGTTATGGATTTAGTCTAGATTTTGTTAGACTAAAGTTTCcactaaaatttatatatttatttttatctattcgtgttgttattattattattatta is a window from the Cucurbita pepo subsp. pepo cultivar mu-cu-16 chromosome LG07, ASM280686v2, whole genome shotgun sequence genome containing:
- the LOC111798632 gene encoding uncharacterized protein LOC111798632, translating into MALLPFKLALGCPNSSLFSATPRLMSPRLPPFRVSCAKRTGKKRYPSEKKKLKLKHKEVLTTVENKFEGIWRLFKLGVPVEKDPGKDFHGLSDALMQEIAKVLEFPVASLLPREAFSVIRKSFDARKMLKEPKFVYTVDMDVNNLLILEPRSRDFISDLEPKVGLIEHIVKEKVSNDVISIVHDLKSNHEVVKESGFNGHSGPYMRLPSSKPKIAVVGSGPSGLFAALVLAEFGADVTLIERGQPVEQRGRDIGALVARRILELDSNFCFGEGGAGTWSDGKLVTRIGRNSGSVQAVMKSLVHFGAPENILLSGKPHLGTDRLVPLLRNIRQHLEMLGATVKFGTRVDDLIQESGHVVGVKVSDSRDKLKLNSQKLEFDATVLAVGHSARDVYQMLMSHNIPVVPKEFAVGLRIEHPQALINSIQYSGLANEVEKGRGKVPVADYKVAKYVNIDTVDPSSNSVAASRSCYSFCMCPGGQVVLTSTNPGELCINGMSFSRRSSKWANAALVVTVSTKDFNDLGFHGPLAGVEFQREFERRAALMGGGNFVLPVQTATDFMDRKLKVTSVPPSSYRLGVKASNLHELFPGHITEALQQSILAFDKELPGFLSSDALLHGVETRTSSPVQIPRNPETYESTSLRGLYPVGEGAGYAGGIVSAAVDGMYAGFAVAKNFNLYNGDLETVLGKAQSSGSVMY